Below is a genomic region from Terriglobia bacterium.
CGAACGAGATGAACTTCGCAGCGCAGAAGTTCGCCCGCGTGGTGATCGGCAGCAACAACATCGATAGCTGCAACCGTACTTGACACGCTCCCAGCGTCGCCGGTCTGGCGGCGGTATTCGGTGCGGGCGGTGGCACGAACTCCTATCAGGAGATCGAAGAAACGGACGTGATCCTTCTCTGGGGATCCAACGCGCGGGAAACGCATCCGATTTTCTTTCATCATCTTCTTAAAGGAGTGCGGAACGGCGCGCGTCTTTTCGCGGTGGACCCGCGGAGAACGAGTTCCGTTCAATGGGCGGACGTGTGGGCGGCCCTCGATGTGGGAACCGACATTGTGCTGGCCAATGCGATTGGACGCGAAATCATCGCGGCCGGCTTGCAGAATCACGAGTTTATCGAGAATGCCACGTTCGGTTTCGATGATTACAAGTACAACGTCGAGCATTACACGCTCGAATATGCCGAGCGGGAAACCGGCGTGCCCGCGCACATTGTCCGCGACATGGCGCACTCTTTCGCGCGAGCACACCGGGCAATGATCTGCTGGACGCTGGGGATTACGGAGCACCACAACGCGGTCGATAACGTCCTGGCGCTGATCAATCTTTCATTGCTGACCGGTCACGTCGGCAAATATGGAAGCGGTCTCAATCCGCTTCGCGGACAGAACAATGTCCAGGGTGGCGGCGATATGGGCGCCCTGCCGGACCGGCTGCCGGGATTCCAGCACATCGAGAATGCCGCATTCCGCGAGAAGTTCGACAAACTCTGGGGTGTGAAGGTTCCGGAGACGAAAGGCTGGCATCTCTCGCAGATGTTCGAAGCAATGCAGACCGGCGCGATGCGGGCGCTCTACGTGATCGGCGAAAATCCGATGCAGTCGGAAGCGGATCAGAGTCACACACGGCACCTGCTCGAGAGCCTGGATTTTCTCATTGCGCAGGACATCTTTTTGACGAAGACCGCGGAGCTGGCGGACGTCGTCCTGCCGGCCAGCGCCGCCTGGTGTGAGACGGATGGAACCGTGACGAACAGCGAACGCCGCGTGCAGCGCGTGCGCAAGGCGCTCGAGCCTCCGCCTGGCGCGCGTGACGATATTGAGATCATTTTCGAGCTCGCCCGCAGAATGGGACACGATTGGGGCCGCCCCGATGCAGAGAAAGTCTGGAATGAGGTCCGTGCACTGAGCCCGGCTTATGCCGGCATGAGCTATCAGCGGCTCGAAGAAAACAAGGGCCTGCAATGGCCGTGCTATGACGAGAATCATCCGGGCGAGATGTTTCTGCACAGCCGTCTGTGGGAACGGCCGGTGGCCGGCCCGCGTGTGCGGTTCGTTTCGGTCGATCATGATCCGCCCGTCGACAAGTTGTCCGCTGAGTTCCCGCTGCGCTTGACCACGGGGCGCCGGCTGGATGATTACAATACCGGTGTCCAGACTTCGGGCTACAATTCGCCGTTACGGCGCGGCGAGACGCTGGATGTCTCACCTGAGGATGCTGCAAAGCTTGGTGTCGAGGACGGTGAGATGGTTCGCGTTCACTCCCGCCGGGGAAGCGTCACGGTTCCGGTTCGCCGCGACCGGTCGCTGCGGCCCGGGCTGATGTTCATGACGCTGCACTTTCAGGACGACGTCGCGACGAATCTTTTGACGATCGATGCGACCGATCCCAAGTCGGGAACGGCGGAGTTCAAGGCGGCGGCGATCCGCGTGGAGCGCGTGGAGCGCGTGGAGAAGGTGTAACGGAAGTCGAGAAGTAATGGATATTCGCATTCACGGCCCCGAAGCCGATGACTCGGAACGTCAGGCGGTCGATTCGGTCTTAGG
It encodes:
- a CDS encoding molybdopterin-dependent oxidoreductase, whose product is MSKGRPYVRLTQPLIQGKPAGWDEALDFTARGLKSVVEKHGASSFGLFSCSKATNEMNFAAQKFARVVIGSNNIDSCNRTUHAPSVAGLAAVFGAGGGTNSYQEIEETDVILLWGSNARETHPIFFHHLLKGVRNGARLFAVDPRRTSSVQWADVWAALDVGTDIVLANAIGREIIAAGLQNHEFIENATFGFDDYKYNVEHYTLEYAERETGVPAHIVRDMAHSFARAHRAMICWTLGITEHHNAVDNVLALINLSLLTGHVGKYGSGLNPLRGQNNVQGGGDMGALPDRLPGFQHIENAAFREKFDKLWGVKVPETKGWHLSQMFEAMQTGAMRALYVIGENPMQSEADQSHTRHLLESLDFLIAQDIFLTKTAELADVVLPASAAWCETDGTVTNSERRVQRVRKALEPPPGARDDIEIIFELARRMGHDWGRPDAEKVWNEVRALSPAYAGMSYQRLEENKGLQWPCYDENHPGEMFLHSRLWERPVAGPRVRFVSVDHDPPVDKLSAEFPLRLTTGRRLDDYNTGVQTSGYNSPLRRGETLDVSPEDAAKLGVEDGEMVRVHSRRGSVTVPVRRDRSLRPGLMFMTLHFQDDVATNLLTIDATDPKSGTAEFKAAAIRVERVERVEKV